Genomic window (Megamonas funiformis):
TGTTAAAAGAAATTCATTTTTATCACGTCTGCCAAGATGAATTTGATTACAACCAAAAGCTAAATAAGAGTCTTTATCTGGTCCTTCAATAATAGTTAAAGAAGCAAAATTTAGAGCTTGTTGTTTATGTGAAGGATTAGTTATTTCTTTTATATCAAGGTTTGGGACAATAATTGTACCTTGTTCTAAATCATTTACATTATCATTGTCTGTATCAGAAGTTTTATCGCTATTAAATTTAGCTGTTATTTCACAAACGCCTAATTTAAATTTAGGAGATTTTATAATATGGATAGTTGGTAATGTTTCCATAAAATAATCTTTTTGAATGACAGATTTATAGAGAAATAATTTTAAATGATTTTGTGTTTCTATATTATTTAATTGGTTAAAATCTTCATCACTCATAGTAATTGTAAATTTATCAGGAACAAAAATAGCACGATTTACACGTTTTTTCTGACGGATTAAAATACGGTCAATAATTTTTTCTATTTCTGCCATCTGTAGATTACTTGAGAATTTACGATTAAAAAAACCTTCAATATTTTTTTCAAGAAAATTTTCC
Coding sequences:
- a CDS encoding FhaA domain-containing protein, producing the protein MFFSRMENFLEKNIEGFFNRKFSSNLQMAEIEKIIDRILIRQKKRVNRAIFVPDKFTITMSDEDFNQLNNIETQNHLKLFLYKSVIQKDYFMETLPTIHIIKSPKFKLGVCEITAKFNSDKTSDTDNDNVNDLEQGTIIVPNLDIKEITNPSHKQQALNFASLTIIEGPDKDSYLAFGCNQIHLGRRDKNEFLLTDVNVSRLHAYITFEHGRHILRDANSLNGTFVNDRPITNFCLCPGDIIQIGNTRIVYDLI